One stretch of Roseimicrobium sp. ORNL1 DNA includes these proteins:
- a CDS encoding N-acetylmuramoyl-L-alanine amidase gives MHIHSMAGKCRGILCALAMVLLLASRSFAAVVVIDAGHGGHDQGTRWYGLSEKTLTLDVAKRVETILKRNGVTTVMTRRTDKFIPLETRAAVANRYRNALFVSIHFNSTRITAINGIETYYRSDRGRKVAYTIQQSLINKLSANNRGIKRAAYSVLRHTNGTAVLVECGFISNKSEANRCGSAAHRQKLAEAIARGIMRAR, from the coding sequence ATGCACATCCACTCCATGGCGGGGAAGTGTCGGGGCATCCTGTGTGCTCTCGCGATGGTGCTGCTGCTGGCATCGCGATCGTTCGCGGCGGTTGTCGTGATTGATGCGGGACATGGCGGTCATGATCAAGGCACGCGCTGGTACGGCCTTTCTGAAAAAACACTGACGCTCGATGTGGCGAAGCGTGTGGAGACCATCTTGAAACGCAACGGCGTGACCACGGTGATGACGCGGCGGACGGACAAGTTCATTCCGCTCGAGACGCGCGCGGCCGTTGCCAATCGCTATCGCAATGCGCTCTTCGTGAGCATCCATTTCAACTCGACCCGCATCACGGCCATCAACGGCATCGAAACGTATTACCGCAGCGACCGTGGACGCAAGGTGGCCTACACCATCCAGCAGTCCCTCATTAACAAGCTCTCGGCGAACAACCGCGGCATCAAGCGGGCGGCCTATTCGGTGCTGAGACATACGAACGGCACCGCTGTGCTGGTGGAGTGCGGCTTCATCAGCAACAAGTCGGAAGCCAACCGCTGCGGCAGCGCCGCCCATAGGCAGAAGCTGGCCGAAGCGATTGCGCGGGGGATCATGAGGGCGAGGTAG
- a CDS encoding amino acid permease has translation MPDEHASTGPKLKQTLGFWQVALYGLGSMLGAGIYGLIGKAAGTLGNAVWLAFAAAMVAALLTGLSYACVGSRHPKAGGAAFVTHQAFRKDWLAYVVGIAVMMSGLTSMATGSQVMAETILKEFKWDVNAKLVAVGIVFFIGCIIYRGIRESMWVNIICTIVEAGGLLFIIAVGVKYWGSVNYLELPPTPPGEPQTGLSVLILQGAVLTFYSFIGFEDLLNVSEEVKDAPRNLPRGLIAAMLVSTVIYMAVAITAVSVVPWKDLAVSPTPLMDVASIATGNAGIKHTYFFITLFAVGNTALLNYIMGSRLLYGMSNQGLMPRVLGKVHPERHTPHVAVGVLFFIVMSLILIGGVKQLAEATVMLLLVVFTVVNASLVILKCRPNEPKGHFEVPLLVPLLGAFVCATLIVIRVQAALESKDMGTKSAPLIAGAIIGIGLAMYLVLKPKRVVLDEEVSNVD, from the coding sequence ATGCCGGACGAACACGCCTCCACGGGACCCAAGCTCAAGCAAACCCTCGGTTTCTGGCAGGTAGCCCTCTATGGGTTGGGCTCGATGCTGGGCGCGGGAATTTACGGTCTCATCGGCAAAGCGGCGGGAACCCTGGGGAATGCCGTGTGGCTGGCCTTCGCTGCGGCCATGGTGGCGGCGCTGCTGACCGGACTCAGCTATGCGTGTGTGGGTAGCCGACATCCCAAGGCTGGTGGCGCCGCGTTTGTCACGCACCAGGCATTCCGAAAAGACTGGCTCGCGTATGTGGTGGGCATCGCCGTGATGATGAGTGGGCTCACCAGCATGGCCACTGGCTCGCAGGTGATGGCGGAGACGATTCTCAAGGAGTTCAAGTGGGATGTGAATGCCAAACTGGTGGCCGTGGGCATTGTCTTTTTCATCGGCTGCATCATCTACCGCGGTATCCGGGAGAGCATGTGGGTGAATATCATTTGCACGATTGTTGAGGCTGGCGGTCTGCTTTTCATCATCGCCGTCGGGGTGAAGTACTGGGGCTCGGTGAACTATCTGGAGCTGCCGCCTACGCCACCTGGAGAACCGCAGACCGGGTTGTCGGTGCTCATCCTGCAAGGCGCGGTGCTCACGTTCTATTCCTTCATCGGCTTCGAGGATCTGCTGAATGTCAGTGAGGAGGTGAAAGACGCGCCGCGGAATCTGCCCCGTGGACTCATCGCGGCGATGCTGGTCTCCACGGTCATCTACATGGCCGTGGCCATCACCGCCGTATCCGTGGTGCCGTGGAAGGATCTCGCCGTCAGTCCTACGCCGCTCATGGATGTCGCCAGCATCGCCACGGGAAATGCCGGTATCAAGCACACCTACTTCTTCATCACCCTCTTCGCCGTGGGGAATACCGCGCTGCTCAACTACATCATGGGTTCACGACTTCTTTACGGCATGAGCAACCAGGGCCTGATGCCCCGCGTGCTGGGCAAGGTGCATCCCGAGCGCCACACGCCGCATGTCGCGGTGGGGGTGTTGTTCTTCATTGTCATGTCGCTGATTCTGATTGGCGGGGTAAAGCAGCTCGCGGAGGCCACAGTGATGCTCCTGCTCGTGGTATTCACGGTTGTGAATGCCTCGCTGGTGATCCTGAAGTGCCGCCCGAACGAGCCGAAAGGTCACTTCGAGGTTCCGTTGCTCGTGCCGCTGCTGGGTGCCTTCGTATGCGCCACCTTGATTGTGATCCGTGTGCAGGCGGCGCTGGAAAGCAAGGACATGGGCACCAAGTCCGCGCCGCTCATCGCCGGAGCCATCATTGGGATTGGGCTGGCAATGTATCTGGTGCTGAAGCCCAAGCGTGTGGTGCTGGATGAAGAGGTGTCGAATGTAGACTGA
- a CDS encoding LysM peptidoglycan-binding domain-containing protein, giving the protein MLCFWKNPQAAAACAAAVVLMLSLSSCSSSSKIEGIPSNLPKITLNGTTATPKHSLAKEEYPFDDSGRYMSDWAAAGERRAGRSAAATSSDVSNWSGSYGGSATGKKRTVAKTSSSKSKSGSKSKVASSSKKGGGRSYTVKKGDTLSAIASRNSTSVAKIKSANGMSSDFLSIGKVLRIP; this is encoded by the coding sequence ATGCTCTGTTTTTGGAAGAATCCCCAAGCTGCAGCCGCCTGCGCCGCTGCGGTGGTGCTCATGCTTTCGCTCAGTTCCTGCAGCAGTTCGAGCAAGATTGAAGGCATCCCCAGCAACCTGCCAAAAATCACGCTCAACGGGACCACCGCGACTCCCAAGCACAGCCTTGCGAAGGAAGAATATCCGTTTGATGACAGCGGGCGGTACATGTCCGACTGGGCTGCCGCAGGAGAGCGCCGGGCTGGACGCTCTGCCGCAGCCACCAGCTCAGACGTGAGCAATTGGAGCGGATCCTACGGCGGTTCCGCCACGGGCAAGAAGCGCACGGTGGCGAAGACTTCCAGCAGCAAGTCCAAGTCAGGCTCGAAGTCAAAAGTGGCTTCCTCCTCCAAGAAGGGCGGGGGCCGCTCCTACACCGTGAAGAAAGGCGATACGCTCTCCGCCATTGCCTCGAGGAATTCCACATCGGTGGCCAAGATTAAATCCGCGAACGGCATGTCCTCGGACTTCCTGAGCATCGGCAAGGTGCTGCGCATTCCGTAA
- the murI gene encoding glutamate racemase produces MSESPAPTPLSNHPIGVFDSGYGGLSVLRELRRVLPNEDYIYLGDSGRAPYGGRDLATVLDFAEQCVDLLFAEGCKLVVVACHTVSCVALRHLQQLHADTERRILGVTIPAAENAVAVSKGHIGFLGTRRTVSSHTFRTEVAKLDSQVKVTEVAAPLLAPIVEEGWEESEIARLSVEQYLTQLGEVDTLVLGCTHYPLLRGMFQQSLPKEVHLLDPAPYLAQRLVDWFGRHPDFRSQGTGKLRVLSSGDTVRFAKNATRFLGYVPPLIEHVAERNGRLIFSPEGEEPTGQFVRAV; encoded by the coding sequence ATGTCTGAATCCCCTGCTCCCACTCCTCTCAGCAATCATCCCATCGGTGTTTTCGACAGCGGGTATGGTGGCTTGAGCGTGTTGCGCGAGCTGCGCCGTGTGCTGCCAAATGAAGACTACATCTACCTCGGCGACAGCGGTCGTGCTCCGTATGGCGGACGCGACCTCGCCACGGTGCTGGACTTCGCGGAGCAGTGTGTAGATTTGCTTTTCGCGGAAGGTTGCAAGCTTGTGGTAGTGGCATGCCACACGGTCTCATGCGTGGCCTTGCGTCATCTTCAGCAACTGCATGCCGACACCGAACGCCGCATCCTCGGCGTCACCATTCCCGCCGCGGAGAATGCCGTCGCCGTGAGCAAAGGTCACATCGGCTTCCTCGGCACACGCCGCACGGTGTCATCGCACACCTTCCGCACGGAAGTCGCAAAGCTCGACTCCCAGGTGAAGGTGACCGAAGTCGCCGCGCCCCTGCTCGCGCCTATTGTGGAAGAAGGCTGGGAAGAAAGCGAAATCGCACGCCTTTCCGTGGAGCAGTATCTCACCCAACTCGGCGAGGTGGACACATTGGTGCTCGGCTGCACCCACTACCCGCTCCTGCGTGGCATGTTCCAACAGAGCCTGCCGAAGGAAGTGCACCTGCTCGATCCTGCACCCTATCTCGCGCAGCGATTGGTGGACTGGTTCGGCCGCCATCCTGACTTTCGCAGCCAGGGCACCGGCAAGCTGCGCGTGCTCTCCTCCGGCGACACCGTACGCTTCGCGAAGAATGCCACCCGCTTCCTCGGTTACGTGCCGCCGCTGATTGAGCATGTGGCGGAGCGGAATGGCCGATTGATTTTCTCACCGGAGGGCGAGGAGCCGACGGGGCAGTTTGTGCGGGCTGTGTAA
- the rlmN gene encoding 23S rRNA (adenine(2503)-C(2))-methyltransferase RlmN: MSSSPAIPPSLLATTPEELVPMLAEWNEKPFRAKQIMEWVYRKRTETFEEMSSLSKPLQAALAERFSLRTMKYARVEGSEDTTRKYLFKLHDGRFIETVLIPASMGLMGGRSDRRTLCVSSQVGCAYDCKFCASGLAGFTRNLTAGEIVEQVVQVEKLAGVRVDNLVFMGMGEPMANYVNVTKAITILNAQWGMNIGARHMTVSTSGLAPQIKKLADIPLQVRLAISLHGASDPVRDRIMPVNRKYPLAELFDALEYWNEKKKQYITFEFILIKDVNDTREQANLLGEVAARLNAKVNLIPYNTVEGLPWERPSEKVQKLFRDEVASYDVMATLRTEKGHDIAAACGQLRLKQETADGIIDSAIPEQRKTIAAGV; this comes from the coding sequence ATGTCGTCCAGCCCCGCCATCCCCCCGTCGCTGCTTGCCACCACTCCCGAGGAACTGGTGCCCATGCTCGCGGAGTGGAATGAGAAGCCCTTCCGCGCGAAGCAGATCATGGAGTGGGTCTATCGGAAGCGAACGGAGACGTTTGAGGAGATGTCCAGCCTCTCCAAGCCGCTGCAGGCCGCACTGGCCGAGCGCTTTAGCCTGCGCACGATGAAGTATGCCCGGGTGGAGGGCTCGGAAGACACCACGCGGAAGTACCTCTTTAAGCTGCATGACGGCCGCTTCATCGAGACCGTGCTCATCCCGGCCTCCATGGGCCTGATGGGTGGCCGCTCGGACCGCCGCACCTTGTGTGTCTCCTCCCAGGTGGGCTGCGCTTATGACTGCAAATTCTGCGCAAGCGGCCTCGCCGGATTCACGCGCAACCTGACCGCCGGTGAAATCGTGGAGCAGGTCGTGCAGGTGGAGAAACTCGCCGGCGTGCGCGTGGACAACCTCGTCTTCATGGGCATGGGCGAGCCGATGGCGAACTACGTAAATGTCACCAAGGCCATCACCATCCTGAACGCGCAGTGGGGCATGAATATTGGCGCGCGCCACATGACTGTAAGCACCAGCGGGCTCGCCCCGCAGATCAAGAAGCTCGCGGACATCCCGCTGCAGGTACGCCTCGCAATCTCCCTGCATGGCGCCAGCGACCCCGTGCGTGACCGCATCATGCCGGTGAATCGCAAGTACCCGCTGGCCGAACTCTTCGACGCACTGGAGTATTGGAACGAGAAGAAGAAGCAGTACATCACCTTTGAGTTCATCCTCATCAAGGATGTGAATGACACCCGCGAGCAGGCGAATCTCCTCGGCGAAGTCGCTGCGCGTCTCAATGCGAAGGTGAATCTCATCCCGTACAACACGGTGGAAGGTCTGCCTTGGGAGCGGCCGAGTGAGAAGGTGCAGAAACTTTTCCGCGATGAGGTGGCGTCCTATGATGTGATGGCCACCTTGCGCACGGAGAAGGGCCACGACATCGCCGCCGCGTGTGGACAGCTTCGTTTGAAACAGGAAACGGCCGATGGCATCATCGACAGCGCAATTCCGGAGCAGCGCAAAACGATAGCGGCAGGCGTGTAA
- a CDS encoding DNA polymerase yields MIPRDVIIDLDCFFASVEQELRPELRGRPVGIVPVVAESTSCIAASKEAKKFGIKTGTRVREARQLHPDVVLVESRPAIYLEFHRRFLTALEVFMPVAEVMSIDEVWCRLPENIKTPEDAAKFFLRMKETLRAQIGEVVTCSVGMAPNRFLAKLASDMGKPNGFLLIQKADLPHCLHRLKLRDFCGIGRNMERRLHDHGITTVAQLTSASRETLHAVWGSINGFHMYHWLRGEVTELPPTQRRTIGHSHILPTKLRNEIGVRAVSHRLLQKAATRLRKLDMYASGLQAFIKYEDKQEWSREIRFTETQDSFVFLNALEKLWEHRPRKGGIPPQATGVTFAPLIPASRVTPDLLLHNPAHEKICQAMDALNRRLGKNTVTFGGALGALEYAPMRIAFTRIPDQETEG; encoded by the coding sequence GTGATCCCGCGAGACGTCATCATCGACCTCGACTGCTTCTTCGCCTCGGTGGAGCAGGAGCTGCGTCCTGAGCTGAGGGGGCGTCCCGTAGGCATTGTGCCGGTGGTGGCGGAGTCCACTTCGTGCATCGCCGCCAGCAAGGAGGCGAAGAAGTTCGGCATCAAGACCGGCACGCGGGTGCGGGAGGCGCGGCAGTTGCATCCCGATGTGGTGCTCGTGGAGTCGCGGCCGGCGATCTATCTGGAGTTTCATCGGCGCTTCCTCACGGCGCTGGAAGTCTTCATGCCGGTGGCCGAGGTCATGTCCATCGATGAAGTCTGGTGTCGTCTGCCGGAGAACATCAAAACTCCGGAGGACGCCGCTAAGTTTTTCCTGCGGATGAAGGAGACCCTGCGCGCGCAGATTGGCGAAGTGGTGACCTGTTCCGTGGGCATGGCTCCGAATCGTTTCCTCGCGAAGCTTGCCTCAGACATGGGCAAGCCGAATGGCTTCCTGCTGATTCAAAAGGCCGACCTGCCGCACTGCCTGCACCGCCTGAAGCTGCGCGACTTCTGCGGCATCGGCAGGAACATGGAGCGTCGTCTCCATGATCACGGCATCACCACCGTGGCGCAGCTCACCTCCGCGTCTCGCGAGACACTCCATGCCGTGTGGGGCAGCATCAATGGCTTCCACATGTATCACTGGCTGCGTGGCGAAGTCACCGAGTTGCCGCCGACCCAGCGCCGCACCATCGGGCACTCGCACATCCTTCCCACGAAGCTGCGGAATGAAATCGGCGTGCGAGCCGTGTCGCATCGCCTGTTGCAAAAGGCCGCCACGCGCCTGCGGAAGCTGGACATGTACGCTTCCGGCCTGCAGGCCTTCATCAAGTACGAGGACAAGCAGGAGTGGAGCCGCGAGATCCGTTTCACGGAAACGCAGGACTCCTTTGTGTTTCTGAATGCCTTGGAAAAACTCTGGGAGCACCGGCCGAGGAAAGGCGGCATCCCACCACAGGCCACCGGCGTGACTTTCGCCCCGCTCATTCCCGCCTCACGCGTGACCCCGGACCTGCTCCTGCACAATCCCGCCCACGAGAAAATCTGCCAGGCCATGGACGCCCTGAACCGACGCCTGGGAAAGAACACCGTCACCTTCGGTGGTGCCTTGGGTGCCCTGGAGTACGCGCCCATGCGCATCGCCTTCACGCGCATTCCGGATCAGGAGACGGAGGGGTGA
- a CDS encoding VOC family protein, protein MPTPHFTSIMPSVPVEDLPRAVTFYAEQLGFEVEFQNGTTYAIVSRDGIQLGIAAPPLSTVPAGCGRCYFKLSAGIDELYEGYRAQGVTILHELRDESYGMREFMIADIDQNRINFGQPRD, encoded by the coding sequence ATGCCCACTCCCCACTTCACGTCCATCATGCCGAGTGTGCCTGTCGAGGACCTGCCTCGGGCCGTCACCTTCTATGCGGAGCAGCTCGGCTTCGAGGTCGAATTCCAGAACGGCACCACCTACGCCATCGTCTCGCGGGATGGCATCCAGCTGGGCATCGCCGCGCCGCCACTCTCCACGGTGCCCGCAGGCTGTGGGCGCTGCTATTTCAAGCTTTCCGCCGGCATTGATGAACTGTATGAGGGCTATCGCGCGCAGGGCGTGACGATCCTGCATGAACTGCGCGACGAATCCTACGGCATGCGGGAGTTCATGATCGCCGATATCGATCAAAACAGGATCAATTTCGGCCAGCCACGGGACTAG
- a CDS encoding alpha/beta hydrolase — MPFHRLLPSLLCVVTLSASLPALRAETPAPQAPTFEHDVVYGHKDGMALIFDVVRPAQPNGGAVMSIQSGGWYSGWKDTEQMLPALQPLLAKGFTVFVVWHGSSPRYPVPDAVADVRRASRFIHANASRWGIDPNRIGATGGSAGGHLALMLATTGDDGDPKAKDPVLQASSRIAASVSLYPPTDLRQWTTDPPEAIRKLPQLKPSLTFDAKLEPEVSPILHVDPKDAAVLIIHGDKDELVPISHSTNIMPVLQEQKVPAKLVTIEGGGHGFNKEQNVIVVQELVDWFVKYLGKAGEAKAAGS, encoded by the coding sequence ATGCCTTTCCACCGCCTGCTCCCCTCCCTCCTCTGCGTGGTCACGCTGAGTGCCAGCCTCCCCGCCCTGCGAGCCGAAACGCCGGCTCCACAGGCTCCCACCTTCGAACATGACGTCGTTTACGGTCACAAGGACGGAATGGCCCTCATCTTCGATGTGGTGCGCCCGGCCCAGCCGAACGGCGGCGCGGTCATGAGCATCCAGAGCGGGGGCTGGTACTCCGGCTGGAAGGATACCGAGCAGATGCTCCCCGCCCTGCAGCCACTGCTGGCGAAGGGATTCACCGTCTTCGTGGTCTGGCATGGCAGCTCCCCGCGCTACCCCGTGCCGGATGCGGTGGCCGATGTCCGCCGCGCCTCCCGCTTCATCCATGCCAATGCCAGCCGCTGGGGCATCGACCCGAACCGCATCGGCGCCACCGGCGGCAGCGCGGGCGGTCACCTCGCCCTGATGCTCGCCACTACCGGGGACGACGGCGACCCCAAGGCGAAGGACCCCGTCCTGCAGGCCAGCAGCCGCATCGCTGCCTCGGTTTCCCTGTATCCGCCCACCGATCTTCGCCAGTGGACCACGGATCCGCCCGAGGCCATCCGCAAGCTGCCACAGCTCAAGCCTTCGCTGACCTTCGATGCGAAACTGGAGCCTGAGGTCTCGCCGATTCTTCACGTGGATCCCAAGGATGCTGCCGTGCTGATCATCCATGGCGACAAGGACGAATTGGTGCCCATTTCTCACAGCACGAACATCATGCCCGTGCTGCAGGAGCAGAAGGTGCCTGCGAAGCTGGTGACCATCGAAGGAGGCGGCCACGGATTTAACAAGGAGCAGAACGTGATCGTCGTGCAGGAGCTGGTGGATTGGTTTGTGAAGTATCTGGGGAAGGCGGGTGAAGCGAAGGCGGCGGGGTCGTAA
- a CDS encoding aminopeptidase — MQDPRIDQLARQLIRYSTSVQKGDRVLLDIYDAPNTITLALIRQVVAAKAIPVVKLHDTVVTRELMKHADPDGYEMLCKNNLDLMKEIDAYIAVRGSHNITEMSDVPADKMKLVMEKMRPVINERVNNTRWCVLRWPTSAMAQQAGMSTEAFEDFFFKVCLLDYKALMPAMTALKKLMDKTNKVHIKGPGTDLRFSLKGLKAIACGGTHNIPDGEVFTAPVKDSVEGTLSYNAPTVYQGIAFDNVKLEFSQGKIVKATANNTKAINKILDSDEGARYIGEFAIGFNREIREPMRDILFDEKIAGSFHFTPGQAYEGVADNGNRSQVHWDLVCIQRPDYGGGEIWFDDKCIRKNGKFLPRELQKLN; from the coding sequence ATGCAAGACCCGCGCATCGACCAGCTCGCACGCCAGCTCATCCGCTACTCCACCAGTGTGCAAAAAGGAGACCGGGTGCTTTTGGACATCTATGATGCGCCGAACACGATCACGCTCGCGCTCATCCGCCAGGTGGTCGCTGCCAAGGCCATCCCGGTCGTGAAGCTGCATGACACCGTGGTGACCCGCGAACTCATGAAGCACGCCGACCCCGACGGCTACGAAATGCTCTGCAAGAACAACCTCGATCTCATGAAGGAGATCGATGCGTACATCGCGGTGCGCGGCAGCCACAACATCACCGAGATGTCAGACGTGCCGGCGGACAAGATGAAGCTGGTCATGGAAAAGATGCGCCCCGTCATCAACGAGCGCGTGAACAACACCCGCTGGTGCGTGCTGCGCTGGCCCACCTCCGCCATGGCCCAGCAGGCCGGCATGAGCACCGAGGCGTTTGAGGACTTCTTCTTCAAGGTGTGCCTCTTGGATTACAAGGCACTCATGCCCGCCATGACCGCGCTGAAGAAGCTCATGGACAAGACCAACAAGGTCCACATCAAGGGGCCGGGCACCGACCTGCGCTTCAGCCTGAAGGGGCTCAAGGCCATCGCCTGCGGCGGCACGCACAACATTCCCGATGGCGAAGTCTTCACCGCACCGGTGAAGGACAGCGTGGAAGGCACGCTGAGCTACAACGCGCCGACCGTGTACCAGGGCATCGCCTTCGACAACGTGAAGCTCGAGTTCAGCCAGGGCAAGATCGTCAAGGCGACCGCGAACAACACCAAGGCCATCAACAAGATTCTCGACAGCGACGAAGGCGCCCGCTACATCGGCGAGTTCGCCATCGGCTTCAATCGCGAGATCCGCGAGCCCATGCGTGACATCCTCTTCGACGAGAAGATCGCCGGCTCCTTCCACTTCACGCCTGGTCAGGCGTATGAAGGCGTGGCGGACAATGGCAACCGCAGCCAGGTGCACTGGGATCTCGTGTGCATCCAGCGCCCCGACTACGGCGGCGGTGAAATCTGGTTCGACGACAAATGCATTCGCAAGAACGGTAAGTTCCTCCCGCGTGAGTTGCAGAAGTTGAACTGA
- a CDS encoding NAD-dependent epimerase/dehydratase family protein yields MRVLVTGACGFVGSRVLRRLRESTEGWTLLGMDNLCRMGSERNRPVLKELGVGFFHGDVRCASDFDNLPPVDWVIDAAANPSVLAGVDGLSSSRQVIEHNLQGTVNMLEYCRRQGAGFVLLSTSRVYGVGPLSSLPVRETGSRFVLDEEHSLPVGVSARGVTEEFSTTPPLSLYGVSKKMSEDLALEYASTFDIPVHVNRCGVMAGAGQFGRADQGIVAFWIHSWRESRRLRYLGFGGKGLQVRDVVHPDDVAALVFNQIQQGEVEDRPRVLNVAGGPESTFSLAELSAWCEQRFGYRNEVQEDGSERPFDIAWLALDDSKARTLWGWQPEIRRDAIFSEVAKFAEANPDWMHLSS; encoded by the coding sequence ATGAGAGTGTTGGTCACAGGAGCTTGTGGGTTTGTCGGCAGCCGCGTGTTGCGCCGTCTGCGTGAGAGCACGGAGGGCTGGACCCTGCTGGGCATGGACAACCTGTGCCGCATGGGCAGTGAGCGGAACCGTCCAGTGCTCAAGGAACTCGGCGTGGGCTTCTTCCACGGAGACGTGCGTTGTGCCAGTGACTTCGACAACCTGCCGCCCGTGGACTGGGTCATCGATGCCGCCGCGAATCCCAGTGTGCTGGCCGGGGTGGACGGCCTGAGCAGCAGCCGCCAGGTCATCGAGCACAATCTTCAAGGCACGGTGAACATGCTGGAATACTGCCGCCGCCAGGGGGCCGGATTTGTGCTGCTGAGCACCAGCCGCGTGTACGGGGTGGGTCCCTTGTCTTCCCTTCCCGTCCGGGAAACTGGCAGCCGTTTTGTGCTCGATGAGGAGCACAGCCTGCCGGTCGGTGTTTCTGCGCGAGGGGTGACGGAGGAGTTCTCCACCACCCCGCCGCTCTCCCTCTACGGGGTGAGCAAAAAGATGAGCGAGGATCTGGCGCTGGAGTACGCGAGCACCTTCGACATCCCCGTGCACGTCAATCGCTGCGGCGTGATGGCTGGTGCCGGTCAGTTTGGACGGGCGGATCAGGGCATTGTGGCCTTCTGGATCCACTCCTGGCGCGAGAGCCGGCGCCTGCGGTATCTCGGTTTTGGCGGAAAGGGACTGCAGGTCCGAGATGTCGTTCATCCCGATGATGTTGCGGCTCTAGTGTTTAACCAAATCCAGCAGGGAGAGGTGGAGGACCGGCCCCGGGTGCTGAATGTGGCCGGCGGCCCGGAGAGCACCTTCTCCCTGGCGGAGCTGAGCGCCTGGTGCGAGCAGCGCTTTGGCTATCGCAATGAGGTTCAAGAGGATGGCAGCGAACGCCCCTTCGACATTGCCTGGCTGGCGCTGGATGACAGCAAAGCCCGCACCCTCTGGGGCTGGCAGCCGGAAATCCGCCGGGATGCCATCTTTTCCGAGGTGGCCAAGTTCGCGGAGGCCAACCCGGACTGGATGCATCTGTCCTCCTGA